The Macadamia integrifolia cultivar HAES 741 chromosome 4, SCU_Mint_v3, whole genome shotgun sequence genome contains the following window.
TCAGTGACGTCATGGACCAAAAGACATGGCTTTGGAGGAAAAAGCCCACGGAAAAGACAATTGTCGTAAGTGATAAAGTCAACCTCTTGttgaaagaaaatggagaagaggtAACTGAACTTTACTTTTCTTCAGAATTCATTCATAGATGAATcaacttctattttttattattttatgtcgCTGCAATGCAAGATTATGCTCTTTTGGTTGGCTGTAAATGATTACCATGGCGCTTTAGTTTGGTTTTCTACTTCTTTGTGCGACCATTACTAAAAGCTCATTATTTGCCAGAGCAAATATCTAAAAGTAGTCTCTCATTCTCCACCCATCTTTCTTATTGGCAATGGATGCTTTTTATGAAGAAAAGGTAAAAGCATAGTTGTCAGGCATCCAGGCGCCTTGACCACTAGGGTCCCCTTGATTGCCTAGGCGGAAGCCTTGatcgccttgttggtgtcacctgGCATCCAGGATGCCTCTTGGGTCTCCTATacactgtgacaactatgggtaaTAGAAAGGTAGAAAAATCTATCCAAAAAAAGTagtatgagaaaaaaaatgaattcagTCAACCAGTTTTgtggaaagggaaaaaagataaaattgggAATAGGAAAAACAGCAACAGCATCTCGGCATCACTTAAACACGTACAAAGCAACAAACAAAGATAGCCACACCTCCCCTGACAATCCCTTGTTGCCACCAATATAGATCCAAAAATGTCCAAGTCAAAAGCGACAATCCCCATGGAGCAATCAACTGGAGGCATACGCTCTGTTCCCTTTCTACTTCATCTCTAAATTAAAGGAATGAGAAGCTATCTGAATGAGACAATTCCGGGATCTTGGATGACTTCATGTACCAGTTGATCCTCTACATgtaataattaaattttttagttGGAATTTTCAACAAGAGACAAGGAAGACTGAATAATTTGATTATCATGAGGAGAGAGGACTATAGTAAGTGAGGATCAAGGGAATGGCATAACGAATTTGTCAGAACCTTTTTTGCAGAATATATCAGTCATTTTGCTCCTAGGGAAAGATGGATACAGGTAGTTGGCTAGTGTACCACATCAAAGCAGTTTTTGTGAGGGAGGAAGGGGCGAAGAGGTTCACTTGAATTTTCAACAAGAAAAGGGGAGAATGAATAATTTGATTATCATGAGAAGCGAGGAGGATTAATAATATGTGAGGATCAAGGGAAGGGCATAACAAAAGTGTCAAACTACATGTcatcacaacaacaacaacaacacatcttagccttatcccaactgcaTGGGGTCGGCAAACTACATGTCATCCTATGTAATAAACAAAAAGGGATTTGAGATTTTGTGATTTGAGATTTTGCCTTGAGGTCATACCAATGGTGTcattttccaacaaaaaattTCTGAATATTGGACACATAAGGGGGATTAGATCCCACAGTACCAATGTGAAGCTTGTTAACAGTCAAAAAACTATCAAATTACTAGTcttgaaatggcattggccattAGCTGTGGAAGAGGTTCAAATACCTGAAATTTTCATCTCTCTGCTTATGCATGGCAATTAATCCTTTTAGGATGATCAACATGAGAACAACATCCATTTTGAAGCTTAAGATTAACATGTCAGACACATAGCTTCTGCTTGATCCTGATCCCTGGGAGCAGCTTCATTGACATTGAGCCTGATCAAACCATCGCAGAAATTCTTTCTGATAAGCTGAGGCTTTTCAAGCAAGGTAGGAAATTTCTTAAGCAAGGATATAAAGAATGGTAAAAATCAACAATTTGTCATAGACTTACAGGACAGCTCTATCACCCACGTTGTGATCAGTGCAGTCCAGAAACCTTCGAATCTAGTTTTCCCATGAACTCACTATCCAAAAACCTTCTTTGTTGTGTAAGAATATGTCGAGTATCATGTGTACATTATGATACTGCATATTTTCAAATATGAACTTCATATTTACAGTGGCAATTTGCgttttttaattaaatgaatCTACTTTTTGAGTACATTGCTgaatttccttttattattattattttttattttctagaagAAACTTGGGACGGACAAAGCGGTAGAATTGGAGATATCAGTGAAAAATCTGAGTGAGAAGTTATCCTCAGCCCTCTCTGAGTGTAATGCAAAAGATGATCTTGTGACTGAACATGCAAAGGTGGCTGAAGAAGCAATTGCAGGTTCATATACCACTGTTTTTCCTTCATACTTTCCTAGTGTGAATTTCTTGTTTCACTGTGCGAACATGGAATGAATGtatttgttgattttttctttatggTTTGATATTTAGCTGATCATGTTTATAAATGATTCTATGTAGGTTGGGAGAAAGCAGAAGCAGAGGCATTGTCTCTCAAGCAGGAATTAGATGAAGCTTTACAGGAAAGAGTTGTTGCAGAAGAAAGGATAGCTCACTTGGATGCGGCTTTAAAGGAATGCATGCAGCAGTTACGTTTTGTGAGGGAAGAGCAGGAGCAGAGAATACATGATGCAGTTTTGAAGGTATCAAAAGAATTTGAGAGAGTACGAATTGTGTTGGAAGACAAGCTAGCAGAGGGAAGCAAGAAGCTTAGTAAGTTGGGCATTGAGAACACTCATCTGACCAAGGCCCTTCATGTGAAGGAAAATTTGATTGATGACTTAAGTCAATACCAGTCCCAGGCAGAAGCTGATTTTAAAGCACTGATGACTAGACTAGACTCTATGGAGAAGGAAAATGCTTCTCTGAAATATGAGGTCTGCATGCTTGAGAAGGAGCTTGAGATTCGGAATGAGGAGAGGGATTTCAACCGTCAATCAGCTGATGCATCACACAAGCAACACTTGGAAAGTGGAAAGAAGATTGCAAAGTTAGAAGCAGAATGTCAGAGATTGCGTCTACTAGTTCGAAAACGATTGCCAGGTCCAGCTGCTTTGgtaaaaatgaagaatgaagttGAAATGCTGGGAAAATATCCTGCTGATATGAGGACAAGGAAGTCAAATCCTCCAGTGACAGGTTTGATGGTGAAGGACTTTGGTGCAGATACCTCTCCAGAAAATCCCAGTAGGAGGATCAATTTTTTAACTGAGCAATTATTTTCTAtggaggaagaaaataaaaatctcaaggaAGCACTATCCAAGAAAAACAATGAACTCCAATATTCAAGGACAATGTGTGCCCGCACAGCTTCCAAATTGTCACAGTTTGAGAGTCAGCTTGGAGTACTAACAAAAGATCGAACAACTATGGAACTGACAAGGAGTTTTCCCTCATCACATGAACTGTCCCTTGATTCTATATCTGGCGATGGCAATGAAGATGAGCCAAGCTCTGCCATATCGTGGGCTTCTGCTTTGATCTCAGAACTGGATCATTTCCGAAATGGGAAACCGAGGGGGCAATCATGCAGTACTGCTGGAATTTCAGACATAAGTCTAATGGATGACTTTGTTGAGATGGAAAAATTGGCAATAGTGTCTGTTGGCAAACCTTTTGGAAGTTCCCATAATTCAGATGAAAGCAATTCATTTATGGTCTCCAAAGCTGAGTCAGGTTTCAATCCCTCAAATGCAACTGGAATGGAATTAGTTCCTGTCACAGATAGTCTCTCAGGCTCTGTTCACACAAATCAAGAAATCCAATTGAAAGATGGATCAATTGGGAAATCTCCTAGTTGGATTCAAGATATTGTGAAGATGATTCTGGAGCAAAAtcataaaacacaaaaaaatcctGAAGAAATTCTTGAGGAGATTAGATCCGTATTGGTATGTGTGAACCATGGTGAATTTTCCAATTACAAGAAAGTCTCAAGGCATTCTGAAGCAGCGGAACACACACATATTAGTGGCTATATCTCATGGAGACCTCCAAATACACATCCGTTGGCTGATTCTTTTGATGGAGCCTCAGAAATTAACATCTCATCCAAGGAAATTGGCAACCAGCAGCTCCAGTCAAATCTCAACAAATCAATCTGTAAAATAGTTGAGCTTATTGAAGGTATTAACCAACCATCTTTAATGGATTATAATACGCCAGAAATCCTGTCAGAAGAGAATGGTACTTCTTTACCATATAAAAATCCAGCAACACCTTCAGGATACACAGTTCATGTTTTCCGATGGAAAAGTTCCGAACTCAGTGCGGTTCTACTGCAATTTGTCCAAACATGCAATGATCTGTTGAGTGGGAAAGCTGACCTTGAAAAATTTGCTAGAGAATTAACTTCAGCTTTGGACTGGATTGTAAACCACTGTTTTTCCATTCGAGATGTTTCGAGCATGAGGGAtatgatcaagaagaagaattttgACTGGGATGATTCAGGATGTGAATGTGAAATTGGAACAGGGATAAACATTCCACTTCCAGATGGAGAGAAAGTACATGTATCTAGAGAACAATTATGTTTTTCCTCAACTCCAGATGCAGAGAGTAATTTATCCCATATGAAGGAATTTCTGTCTATTCTCaaggaagaaaatagaagattaaAGGATGAATTGACAAACATGCAATCTTCAAAGAAAGGCTTGGAAGGAAGGCTCCAGTCGGAATATCATAAGAGTGAAAGCTTGATGATGCAATTTCAGGAATCAGAACAAAACATAGCAAATTTACAGACAGAACTCgaaaaattaaaagaatcaaGGGGGATTATTGAAGATCAAATTGAAAACTACATATTGCTCAATGAAGATCTTGATACCCAACTTACAGTTGCCAGGGTTGAATTAAATGAGGCTCGCCAAAAGTTCTCCTCACTTGAGGCAGAGTTGGAGGACAAAAGCAACTGCTGTGAAGAACTGGAGGCAGCGTGTCTTGAACTACAGCTCCAGATAGAAAGGTACAAAACAATTTGttcctttaattttaatttttacgaaataaagaaattaatttgTTTCTGAGATATCTAATTTGCTGTAATATTTGACTTGCAGTGTGACCAAGAGTGAAATTCCAAAGTACAATCCAaatcaagaagaaaaacaacTCCGAACTGTAAGATATCACTTTACTTTCCAAAAATATATTCCTCTCCTAGTATCGCTGAACCACTATACCTTTTAGTATTTAACTGAGTGTACCAATGTTGACTCTGATGAGCTGTAAACTAGAAGTTTATTTTGATGTTCCTCAAAGTTTTTCACAAGTATTTATAAATTGGAAAAGGTTTCCTTTAACAACCTTTAACCTTTCCTGCTATCGTTGGTGGGGCTAATTCAGTCATTCTGACTTCTGAGCATTAGATGAATAATGTATATTGGCCGAATGTCAAATTCACAGGCCGTCTCCACTTGAGGGAGGCTCAGCTGGAGTTCCAGTTTGTCGGATTTTGTAAAATAACCATAAGAGAACATATTAGAGGCAAAGTAGGAGGAAGAAAATGTCAAGGAAACACCCCCAagtcttcttctctccttttctacCCCAACGCTTgtgaaaagaaacagaaactcTTGGTTGATTTTTGGCATCTTATCTTCAAAATATTACCTAACCCATAAACATTACAAAAGAAGGTTTTCAGTGTAGAGGGAACGAAAGCCATTGTAAGTTGGGACttttttttacatgaaaatTTATGGGTGGCTGTGTAACTCAGAGTGGATAATTTTGAGATTGGTTCTTTTTAAGGCATTCTACTTACAATTATTCACTTAAGCTTGACTCAGAAGAGTTTTGAATCAACTTTGCAGGACTGGGAGATCACAGCAGCATCGGAAAAGTTGGCAGAGTGCCAGGAAACCATCTTAAACCTGGGGAAACAGTTGAAGGCATTGGCTTCTCCAAGGGAGGATTCTTTCCTTGACAAAATTATCCCCACAACCCCAGATGCCACTGCAAATAACAAAACTGAGAACATAAAGCATCGGTCCTCCCTACTTGATCAAATGCTAGCAGAGGATGATGCTGAGGGTGAGGATCTCAACTCTCCAAAGACAAAAGAAATTATATGCAGTGTAGAACCTCAGAAGCTTCTCACCCTTCCAGCTAATGATACCAACTTCCTTTATGGTCCTACTGTACCAGTAGAGACAGTAAAGGCTCCcagttcaaataaaaaaaaggacaaaactAAGACCACTACAGCTGATTCTCTTGCTGTTGTTCCTCTTAAGAAACGAGGTGGGGGTGCAAGTTTGCTGAAGAAGCTACTGTcaaggaaaagagggaaaagcAAGAAGGCTTCTCTCCCCATTGCTGCATAATATTAGGAATGAAGTAGTAACAATAAGGGCAATGTTCATGGCTTGGTTGTGACTACTGTTTTGTATTGCACCATAGAATGGGAAATAATGGGGGCTAGTCTTTGTTGTTTTAAAACGCACTGGATGGAGGGAGAATCGGAAAGAGATGTTGGTTTGGTCTTGTGACACTTTTATGTATTGTTGCCCTGCTTGTACATATTTTTGGGTTATAGACTCTTATTTTGGTCGAtattaataatagtaataatatagCATTCCCCAATTGTTCTCCACCCCCAAATAATCACACTAGACTGACAGCATTCATATTTCTCCTAGTTATGGAAGTTCTCACTCCAAATTCTGGAAAATACAAATAAATTATGCATAACAATAAAACTACAAGGCAAAGAAAAACGATAAATTACAATGACTTTTCCAAACCTAATCCATATATTTTCTATATCCTCTGTTCTTCCTTTTTCCACACTCCTCCTCTAAAACCAGCATCTTCAATTGGGAAAGATTCCAACTTTGGACACCAAGAAACAGTCACAATTCTAAGGGAAGGCATTGCTTGATGAACCGCTGCCCACTCCCCTTCTAAATCTGACAAGGACTCCAACATTAAGCCCTCTATCTTCCAGACACAAGTTGCTGTACCCCAAAATCTCTCATTCATTTTCGCCATATTTCCTGAACAGATAGAAAGATACCGTAGCATTGGAAGTGAAATAGGGTTAAGCCAAGTTGGACTCATCTCCCCTGGAAAGAAATTGAGACGAAGCTCATGAAGTTGTTGAGGAGGACAGAGGTTATCCATCTTTGCCACAAGATCACCACCATGACTGTCAAAACAACTTATGGTTAAAAATTGCAACTGTTGAAGATGTAACAGAACATTCACCTCATCATCTCCAATCTCGTCACCCCTTGCTAACCGTAATTCAAGCTTTCTAAGTTGGATCAAGCTCTTCAACTCTGAAATACAACACCCTTCTAATTGGTTTGATCTTGCAGGTCTAAACCCCAGCAACTCTTGAAGATTTGAAAGCCTTCCCAACCCTTTGGGAAAGTATTCAAGTGAGCCACAATAACTTACATCTAAGATGGTGAGCTTCTCCAAAgttgtgatgaatgatgggagtATTTTCAGATTATGGCAATAACTTGCATCCAGTATTTCAAGATTATTGAGCTTCTCCAGAGGGGGAGGAAGTTGAACCAAAGGGTGGGTGTTGCTTAAACTGAGGTAAGTTAAATGTTGAAGCAACCCGATTTGATCCAGTAGGCTTGCTAGATGTGTTTCAAAGATTGATTTTGAAAGATCCAACACCCTTAAGTATCGACATATAGAGAACTTCTTTGCCACAGCTAAAGTGAACTTGTTAACTTCACCAGTCTTGGTTGTGGACAGTAATGCCCGCAGCTTCGAATTGGTATGAAGGCGCCGGGGGTCAATGTCACTTCTAAGACCCAAATGACGGCTACTAGCTCCATTTGATTCATCATCCTTCACCATTTTGATCAATAAATCGCGAACCATATCATGAATCTTGCATGTGTATACAATCCCATTGTGAGTCTTATCAACCACTTCTACCAAACATCGATTCGTAAGCCCTGAAAAACAATCTTCTGCTGCCACTGTTGTTAATCGACCATTCCTCACAGGAACAAAACCCTCTCCAATCCACCAATGGAGTAATTGTTCCTTGGTTATGACACAATCCTCAGGATAGAGAGAAAAACATAGGAAGCATGATTTTAGATAAGAGGGGAGCTCATCATAGCTTAATTGCAATGAAACCATCACTGAGTCATCGTTCTCTGCCAACTCTTCACGGAAATTTTCTGCaattctcctccattcatcatAGTAAGGCAACTTACAGAGCATGATTCCTCCGACTGCCTTGATGGCTAGAGGAAGTCCCTTGCATTTCTCCACAATCTCCATACCAACACTCTCCAATTCAGGGTAACCACACTCACCCCCACTTGCTGCAAAGGCTACCTTACGGAACAACAACCAACTATCATTTTCACTCAGAAATTTCGGCCAATGGATTCTCGCTTCTGTCACTCCCATCTTTCGAGCAACTTTCTCTATTCTAGTAGTGATTATGACACTGCCTCCATTTCCCTTTGGCAATCCATGACGAATTCGTTGCCACCAGTCACCATTTTCTCTCCAGACATCATCCATTACTATCAAATACCTCTGACCTTGAAGATACTGGTTTATTTTCCTCAGCAGTTCACCTCGATCATCTCCAACACTAGCATCTCCCAAGTGCTTTAACATACTTCTCATGATTTGTTCTTCAGTGAATGTCTGAGAAACAGAAACCCACATCCTCCTGTCAAAGTGGTTTTCCACTTCCCTGTCATTGAAAACCTTCTGAGCCGTAGTGGTTTTACCCAATCCCCCCATGCCAACGATCCCGATGGCAAGAAGGCCATTGTTTGCTTCAAATAGCCACTCTTTTAGCTTGTGTGTGTCAGCTTCCAATCCCACCACTTGGGTATGGTCATAGACAGGAGAGCTCCATCTAGACATTTCATGGCCATGCTCTTCCGCACTTCCCATTGGAGGGAAGACAGTTACCCCAAGGTAAGAAGAGATGTTCTGTTTGATAACAGTTATTTCCTCGTTGATTTCCCTGAGGCGCCTTCCAGTTTGGTAATGGAATGGCAGATTTGAAGGGGGGAAGCACTTCAAACAAGTAGTGGAAACTTCATCTTCATTGGATCTCACCCGGCAATCAGCAAGTATGTCTTCAGCTTCAAAAACCAACTCTTGCAGACGAACTGTAATCGTGGAGACAGTCTGGTTTTTTCTCTTCAGTCTGTCTGCATCTCTGAGGAAGCTTTGCATGAGCAGCAGCTCACCCTTGAGCCTATCGAACTGGTCTTTAAATTCAGTAACGATGCGGCTATGCTCCTGAAGAGCAATAAATAGTTTATCCAAGAAGACAGAAACCACTGCATCCACCATGACTTTTCTCTGCAAAATTAAAGTCAAATGTTGAAACAGGACAAAATCAACAATTGTCTACAACATCAATAGCCATAagccttcaaagttcaaacccaGTCATGCTTCCCACTCCATACCCCAATAACTGCAGTACCCACCGGCCAAaatcagaaaacaaaaagaaaagcaagaatTCATGATCTTCAAGAATTTTAAACTCCGATCATTAAAAGGGTCAAACCATAAGAGATCAGCTAGTGTTACTTTCAAATGGGAGATCATAATTAGTGATAATCAAACGAAAggcaaaaaatataaattgaagTTTGGGACTTACACTAGATTGTTAACTCTCAAGGGTCTCAAACTATCATGAATTGAACACGAGAAATGGAAACTGGAAATCGTGGAAAATGATCAATAAATTAACGATTCAGAGTTCCAGACAAATTAGTTGTtaaagaaacaaacaaacaaagaagaagcGTGGTACTAACATTTACTACAAGACTGTAACCGCTCTGATAAGCGTGGGCTTACGCGGAAAGAGAGAATGTCATCCTCGTTTCTTCCCGGCAAGTGCAGAAAACTTATCCTAAATCCTATTTCCCTATCAAGTCCTTGTGGTCCCTTTACGATTTTACCCCTATTCCGAAACTCATATATACAAGTATGATATGGCAAATCTAATACTGATACTTAGAACCGTGGTTCTATAGTTGTAGAGTGACAAGAGAAAGTTAAACCTAAGTTGAAGGTGTATCATGATAAAATGTAAACCTTCGAGTCAGTTTTACGTGGGCAAAAGAATCAAGTTAATTGGATTTTGACAAATGGCATGATTTTAAAAATCGTTTAATCGGCCAAAATGCTCAACTAGTCCAAATGTCTTAACAACGCCATAGTAGTGAAAAACCCTAGAATGGATTAGGTTAGATTTCTtcgtttttctctttcttttcctccattGTTAACTTCCTTCCGTGATTGTGCATGCATTTTACCTCCACCTTGTGCGTGGTTTTATCTCCGCTTTTGTGTGTATTCCTTTCCCTTCTCAAGTTCTTACAATGGCCTGCGGCACAACTAGTGATGGTGACGATGACACTATCGTCTACGAAGAGATGACATGCTTCTCCCATCACCCCTGCAATCACCACTCCCATCCCTACCTCCCTCACCTCCGCCATCACCGCCCCCCTCCTCACCTCTACATATTCCACTGTCACCTCCCCCTTCTCGATCACCATCACCGGCCTCATCCCCTCCACCATTCCATGCACAGCTGACCACTCTACCTTCACCAACCCCACCTTTGACATCATCGTCTCTATCATCACCCCCCACCATCTCCGCtaccttctccctcttttctgcCACCATCATCATATCCACCACCTCTGCCATAACCTTTCCAGTAGAATTCGTAGGCGGGGAAAGATGTGCCTCCAATGACATCGTCATACCCCCTGATTTGTCCACATTTTCTCCTTAAATTTTCTTTCGGATTTTAAGAACTGCTATGTCTGTCGGTAGACCCATATATTGACAACACCATATTTGAGAATCGAGCTGTCTCTCCAAGCAACATGGTTTCGCTTTCAATGGAGAAACGCTTTCAAGCGGCGTTTTCCGTTGGGACCATTGGCATATGTCTCACCCTTTTCATATTTCACCCTTGATATCTCACTGGGTAGCACGCTATACAACACTAAGGCCAAAGTTTTCATTAGAGTCGACATCACAAAGAGCCTTGTTGGAGGACTCGATGGTGGTGTTCTTAGAGAGTGTAGTTTGGGCATGTGGTTGGCCATTATTCTTGAAACATTGGGATTGGGTTTCCATATCccctcgtttttttttttttattatttttattattgtgttttttgTCATATACCCAAACTACATGTAAGTTGTTCGCAACACTATCTCAAGGgtttatttttgtgttatccaAACCCTAGCCTCGAAGACCCTGTTGATTCCATGTTAGATAGCGTCATTTTCCATTCCTTGGTTCTAGATACCTTGTATTCAGATCTTGTGTTGCTCATggttttttatatttgaatgacctttcaatcacaaaaaaaaaaaaaaaaaatgatgaaagaaagaaagaaagatgcatGTCATTAGCCTTTTGTTGTTTCAGGTATTATTAGGAAACAAACAACAAAACGTATTTGAAACGAAACACTAGTTTAAACATGTTTTTGCTAACATATGTTGTACTCCCGGTGACACTGGTGTGCATCGGACGAATTTAGTCTTGATGATGAGGAGTTCATAATCCAAGCACAAGACCTACAAAAACTCAAACAACCTCGATACCGTCCCCCATTGCATGTGTACATCAAGGTGGGAAGTTCATAATCTATGCACAAGGCCTACAAAAACTCAAACAAACTCGCTAGCATCCCCCATTGTGTGTGTACATCAAAGTTTTAACAATTGGATCGGATTGGCTCATCCAAATCGATTCAGATCGAAATTGGCCGAGttaaccttgatttccactgaTATGGAATGGACGATTCCCATCTAAATTAATAGTCTTAGAGATATAAAAgatgattctagggtttttgaacCAGAATCGGCCGAAAAGATCCCAATTTAAAACCTTGGTGCACCGACATGTACATGAAGAAGAAACTATTGAGCATTACGATGTGCCCGTGGTATATTTTATCAAGACCATTTTGTTTTGATAGATTCAGATTAATGACAATGAAAATATTTAAAGATGAAGCTCAAGGTCTTCTTCAGGAGGTTAAGAAGGTAAAGATCTAGGTTGACGGATTGCGAAGATTTGGATTGATTCAAAAAAGACTTGGGAAAGTAATTTTAGTGACGGGGATCAAGTTATCGGTCCAAATTGATCCACAGGtaaggtataagggtaaaatgatgGAAGACacaattttttgttgtaggaAGGGGTAAATCCGTCCGATCCCGAGTTTCTGACCGATACACAATTGTAGTCGTAGGGTAGGTGAGAAGGCGTAGCGTGTAGGGGGTATATAAGATTTCAAAACGATGGCATTGCCATCCTTTCCCCCCAAATTTAATCAGATCAGAATTCAACCGCGTTCAGTATACGGACGCGTTCTTCCCTATAAATTTGTATTTATGGGGCGGCGGAGCTCTCGCCTTCGAGCCTTTGCTCTCCGCTTCCCTCCCCACAATTTCTTCCGCGGCAACCCCATCCCTCCAAGCCCAATGgtaggttagggtttttttttttgacattgtTTGGAGGCCGACATGCCAAATCCTTATCCCCATTAAACCTCGTATTCGCTTCTTCCTTCCGCATTGCCACTGCGCTGCGGATTCAATGGCGTCTAGGGCTGCCGCGACCAAATCTAATCCATCCGAGGATCCGGAGGTACTGCGCATTTTCCTATCCTCTATCTGTCTAATATGTATATCTTCCAAGAAAACTAGACCTGAATGCTACTTCGTCAGTCGTCTTTTTGACTTGCATTGTTATTTACGATGATGACCGCTAATGGGGATTCGTTTGATTTTTGTTCCGTTTTTGGTGGATTATCGATGATACGGAAGATGCAAAATTCCGATTTCCCCGTTTTTTAGCTGAAAAAAATGTAGAGCCGTAGTTGTCAAAGGTTAATAAAATTATAATGTTGTGTAGATGATGGATGGGGATAACTAGCTTAGCTGAATTGGATTCATACTGACATCTTTGTCAAATGTAAGAGGAATAAGTACATGGCCaaggaatatttttttctttgttttaaaagtTCAATATTAAAAATCTGGAGATCATTGAAAGAAACGTCTTATGGTTTTTGGTAGTCATTTCAAATCACACCATTCGTTAAATTGAGGTCGTACTTAATCCAATTAATTCCTTTCAAAATTGCAATTATTTCAT
Protein-coding sequences here:
- the LOC122076218 gene encoding filament-like plant protein 7 isoform X1 codes for the protein MDQKTWLWRKKPTEKTIVVSDKVNLLLKENGEEKKLGTDKAVELEISVKNLSEKLSSALSECNAKDDLVTEHAKVAEEAIAGWEKAEAEALSLKQELDEALQERVVAEERIAHLDAALKECMQQLRFVREEQEQRIHDAVLKVSKEFERVRIVLEDKLAEGSKKLSKLGIENTHLTKALHVKENLIDDLSQYQSQAEADFKALMTRLDSMEKENASLKYEVCMLEKELEIRNEERDFNRQSADASHKQHLESGKKIAKLEAECQRLRLLVRKRLPGPAALVKMKNEVEMLGKYPADMRTRKSNPPVTGLMVKDFGADTSPENPSRRINFLTEQLFSMEEENKNLKEALSKKNNELQYSRTMCARTASKLSQFESQLGVLTKDRTTMELTRSFPSSHELSLDSISGDGNEDEPSSAISWASALISELDHFRNGKPRGQSCSTAGISDISLMDDFVEMEKLAIVSVGKPFGSSHNSDESNSFMVSKAESGFNPSNATGMELVPVTDSLSGSVHTNQEIQLKDGSIGKSPSWIQDIVKMILEQNHKTQKNPEEILEEIRSVLVCVNHGEFSNYKKVSRHSEAAEHTHISGYISWRPPNTHPLADSFDGASEINISSKEIGNQQLQSNLNKSICKIVELIEGINQPSLMDYNTPEILSEENGTSLPYKNPATPSGYTVHVFRWKSSELSAVLLQFVQTCNDLLSGKADLEKFARELTSALDWIVNHCFSIRDVSSMRDMIKKKNFDWDDSGCECEIGTGINIPLPDGEKVHVSREQLCFSSTPDAESNLSHMKEFLSILKEENRRLKDELTNMQSSKKGLEGRLQSEYHKSESLMMQFQESEQNIANLQTELEKLKESRGIIEDQIENYILLNEDLDTQLTVARVELNEARQKFSSLEAELEDKSNCCEELEAACLELQLQIESVTKSEIPKYNPNQEEKQLRTDWEITAASEKLAECQETILNLGKQLKALASPREDSFLDKIIPTTPDATANNKTENIKHRSSLLDQMLAEDDAEGEDLNSPKTKEIICSVEPQKLLTLPANDTNFLYGPTVPVETVKAPSSNKKKDKTKTTTADSLAVVPLKKRGGGASLLKKLLSRKRGKSKKASLPIAA
- the LOC122076218 gene encoding filament-like plant protein 7 isoform X2; protein product: MDQKTWLWRKKPTEKTIVVSDKVNLLLKENGEEKLGTDKAVELEISVKNLSEKLSSALSECNAKDDLVTEHAKVAEEAIAGWEKAEAEALSLKQELDEALQERVVAEERIAHLDAALKECMQQLRFVREEQEQRIHDAVLKVSKEFERVRIVLEDKLAEGSKKLSKLGIENTHLTKALHVKENLIDDLSQYQSQAEADFKALMTRLDSMEKENASLKYEVCMLEKELEIRNEERDFNRQSADASHKQHLESGKKIAKLEAECQRLRLLVRKRLPGPAALVKMKNEVEMLGKYPADMRTRKSNPPVTGLMVKDFGADTSPENPSRRINFLTEQLFSMEEENKNLKEALSKKNNELQYSRTMCARTASKLSQFESQLGVLTKDRTTMELTRSFPSSHELSLDSISGDGNEDEPSSAISWASALISELDHFRNGKPRGQSCSTAGISDISLMDDFVEMEKLAIVSVGKPFGSSHNSDESNSFMVSKAESGFNPSNATGMELVPVTDSLSGSVHTNQEIQLKDGSIGKSPSWIQDIVKMILEQNHKTQKNPEEILEEIRSVLVCVNHGEFSNYKKVSRHSEAAEHTHISGYISWRPPNTHPLADSFDGASEINISSKEIGNQQLQSNLNKSICKIVELIEGINQPSLMDYNTPEILSEENGTSLPYKNPATPSGYTVHVFRWKSSELSAVLLQFVQTCNDLLSGKADLEKFARELTSALDWIVNHCFSIRDVSSMRDMIKKKNFDWDDSGCECEIGTGINIPLPDGEKVHVSREQLCFSSTPDAESNLSHMKEFLSILKEENRRLKDELTNMQSSKKGLEGRLQSEYHKSESLMMQFQESEQNIANLQTELEKLKESRGIIEDQIENYILLNEDLDTQLTVARVELNEARQKFSSLEAELEDKSNCCEELEAACLELQLQIESVTKSEIPKYNPNQEEKQLRTDWEITAASEKLAECQETILNLGKQLKALASPREDSFLDKIIPTTPDATANNKTENIKHRSSLLDQMLAEDDAEGEDLNSPKTKEIICSVEPQKLLTLPANDTNFLYGPTVPVETVKAPSSNKKKDKTKTTTADSLAVVPLKKRGGGASLLKKLLSRKRGKSKKASLPIAA